GAACCGTTCTGGAGCATTTTGAACTTGTTTAAATCCTCGAAGACAAAAACTGCATCAGGGAACTCTCTTGAAAGCTGGACTGCAAGCTTGTTCAAATAATCCTCAATCCTGTTCCTTCTCCTCGTCCAGTATTTTTTAAGGAGAACTCCAATCCTCTTTGGAGCTTTCCGCTGAACGCTCTTCAGCCCGTCAATAATCCTGTCATAAGTCTCGGCAATCCTGTGTAGCTCGCTCAAGTCCACTCTAATCCAGCCTTTTTCAGGGTGAAAAATATCGAGGCTCGTTAAGTTACTATCAATACCGATTTTGATTCTTCCAGAGAACTCGACTTCTTTTGAGAACGTTAGTAGAACGTCGTTCTCCCTGATTATTAGTTCACCGACCTTCCAGTCCTTAACCCTTTCATAGAACCACTCCTTTGAGAAGTCCAGCTCGAGGTATTCCTCACGAGGCTTAACTGTGATTCGTATCCTTGAGCCTTCAACCTTCATTAGAGTTGTTTTCACCCTCACGAACTTTCTCTTAACGACTGGCTTCGCTCTTTTTCTCTTCCCTTTGAGGTAGTTCCCTCTCCAGCTTTTGAGGATTGAATAAGCGGTCTTTATAGCAGAATCAATGTAGTGCTTGGCGAAAGGCCAGTCCTTGAGGAGTTTGTTCCTTAATTCTCGCTTAAACTCATTCGACTGTGGAAAATACGGGATTAGGCGGGTCGTCTCATAGTAGTGATAATTCCTGCTTCCAACGGAATACCTGTGCGTGACTTTCTTCTCTCTCCAAGTCGTGTTCTCCGATATTTCATCAATTGCCCTCTGGAGAAGTCTTTGGTATTCTTTTAGGAACGAATTAACGTTCCAGTTGTGCGACATTCTGTATGTGAGAACAAGTTTAGTCATTCTCGACCTCCTCGATTAGTTTTTTCATGCCCTTCTTGAGCTTTTTGTATTTGTGAGAACGCATTCCGTAGAGCTTTCCAGCGAAGTGCGAGATTATGGTTATCAAGTCTTCAATGAGTTCTTCTCGTGGGGGTTTTTCTTTCTCGTTGATTACGATTATCTCTGAACCGTTTTCCTTGAAGAAGAATTCGAGAGTTTTGAAGCCAAAGCGGGTGAGCCTATCTGGATGTGTGATGATGACTTTTGAGACTTCTCCTTTTGCGACGAGTTCGAGGAGCTTGCGATAATTTTTCCTCTTCTCGTTCAATCCTGAACCGATGTCTTTGAGTATTTGGACTTGCCAGCCTCGTTCTTTTGCGTATTGCTTGATAGCTTCAACCTGTCTTTCCAAGTCGTCTTTTTGTGTGTGGCTTGAGACTCTCGCATAGCCAATGATTAGGCCTTTTTCTTCGCTTATGCCGAGAAGTCTTTTTATTTCGCTTTCTGGTATTCTCCTTCGCCCGCCGGGTGTTCTAATGGTTTTGATTTTCCCTTCCTTATCCCATTTTTGGATTGTTTTTGGATGAACTCCGAGGATTTCGCTCGCCTGCTTAACCGTGTAAAGCTTCTCTTTCACTACCATATACTCACAATTAATCACAAAAACATTTAAAGTTTTTGGTTAAGAGAAACAGTTAAAGAAGGCCTCAGCGATAGCTGGTGTCCTCACCGCTCGGACCCGAAGCCACTCATCACGGGCCTCTTCTCCGGATGAACTCCCTGGACTCAACCACTCTGCCATTTTCAATGCGGTACAGCTTTATAACCTCTGCCCCAAGGGTCTCCCTGCGGTAGGCGAGGAGGTAGTCTATGAAGTTCCGTATCTGATAGCGGGTTATTGAGTCCCCGACGTATTTGGGCTCATAGAGAAGAATGAGCTTGTCCCGATTTTCTTCCAGCCAACCGTAAAGCTTTTTCCGTTCTTCTTTCGAGCGAGAGAGCGGGTTTAATATTAGATACGCATCAAAGCCTGGATTCTCAAGGGGGTCGCCGATGAAGACATCTCCATCAACAACGAACGGAAGTCCTTCCGCCAGAATTTTGTATCCCTCTCTAGCCCACTCATTGATGAATATCCTCGCTATTCTCCGAGGGCTTCCCGTCATCAGGATTCTCCCCGATTTAAGATAAACGAGATCACTCAGCTTCATTCCAATCGGGAGTTACTCCTTGAACATAGTTAAAAAGGTTTTCTAGCACATAAAATATATTCTAAAAACGCTTCAAGTTATTGGAAAATCGTCAAGAATCTTTCAGAATACCTTAACAGACCACAAACTATATATTTCCCCCTAGACCCACACCATAATGACAAACCTTTCAGGGGTGTTCCCATGAAGAAAGCTGTCTTTGCCCTGTTGTTGATAGGGCTTGTGGGATTCAGCGTAGTGGCCAGCGGCTGTATCGGCGGTGGCGGAGGCGGATCCGAGAAGATAAAGATTCTGTACACGTACACGGGGTCCTTTGGAGACGCGGCCAAGGGTAAGCAAGCGACTCAAGCACAGCTCCAGCAGGGGGCCTGGGTGATCTACCAGGTTGCTGGAGGAACGGGTCTGGGCGTTTTTGAAGCCATTAACGATTATCTCAAGGCTAACAACAAGAAGATGGGTCCCCCGTTCGCTATTGGTGTTGATTCAGCCCAGGATTGGATCAAACCCGGTGCAATAATAGCAAGCATGATGAAGCGCGTTGATGTCGGTGTTTACAACGCCGTCAAACAGGCAGAAGAAAACAAGTTCGAGGGTGGCGTCGTTGAGCTCGGTCTCAAGGAGGGTGGCGTTAAGCTCTCCACAATAGACGATGTAAAGGCCATGTTCAATGCCCTCCCCGAAGACACCAAGAAGAAGAAGCTCCAGGAACTTGGCTTCAACAGCGAAGATGAGCTCTTCCAGTTCCTTGAGGAGACGAGAAACCAAGTTCCCGACTGGATATGGCAGGCCGTTGATGAGCTTCAGAACAAGATAATAAACGGGGAGATAGTTGTCCCCAAGGCCACAAGTAAGGACCAGATAGAGCAGCTCAGGAACGCCGAGGACTGGGCGGCTATGGAGAACCTCGCCAAGGAATGGGCAAAGAACGAGCCCAAGGCACAGACCTACTTCAACGAGACCCTCAACCAGAGGGAGAACACCAAGAAGATAGCGATCGTTTATGATGTTGGTGGCAGGGGTGACCTGAGCTTTAACGACATGGCCTACCTGGGCGCCTCAAGGGCCGCAAAGGACTTCGGACTTCAGATTACTGAGCTCCAGAGCAACAGCGAGAACGACTACCTCCCCAACCTCAGGAGCCTTGCCAAGAGCGGTGAGTACGACATAATCATCGCAGTCGGCTTCATGATGACCAACGCCGTAAAGCAGGTCGCTCAGGAGTACCCGAACCAGAGGTTCGTCATTATAGACGGCTACGATCCAGAAATGCCACACAACGTCCAGATGGTTCTGTTTAAGGAGAACGAGGGATCTGCCCTTGCGGGGGCTCTGGCTTCGCTCATAGCCCTCAACGACGGCAAAGATACCATCGGAATAGTCCTCGGCATGGAGATTCCGGTCCTCTACAAGTTCGAGGGAGGCTACCGCTTCGGTGCTTACTGGGGACTTGACTACTACGAGAACCACAAGAAGTGAACCCTTTTCTTTTTCTCTTTCCTTGGTGGGGGTGATAGCATGGAAGAAAAAACGCCGATACTTGAGATGAGGGACATCGTCAAGGTTTATCCCGACGGCACTAAAGCCCTTCACGGGGTTACCGTTCAGGTTTATGAGGGCGAGATACTTGGTCTCCTCGGTGAGAACGGTGCTGGAAAAACGACTCTTATGAAGATCCTCTTTGGAATGCTCAAACCAACAAATGGTAAAATCTTTCTCAGGGGGAAAGAGGTTCGGTTTAAAAGCCCCGCCGACGCCATAGCGAACGGTATCGGCATGGTTCACCAGCATTTCACGCTCGTTGATGTTTTTACGGCCCTAGAGAACATTATCCTAGGTATGGAGGGTCACGGCTTATTCTCCAAGATAGACCTAGAAAAAGCGCGTGGAGAGATCAAGGCCCTCATGGACGAGCTGAACTTTCAGGTCCCCCTCGATGTCCCAGTGGAGAACCTCCCCGTCGGCGTTCAGCAGAGGGTCGAGATACTGAAGATGCTCTACCGAAACGTGGACATACTGATCCTCGACGAGCCCACGGCTGTTCTAACGCCAATAGAGGTCAAGGAGCTCTTCGCTGTTCTAAGGAAGCTAAAGGCCCAGGGCAAGACTATAATCTTCATCAGCCACAAGCTCAATGAGGTCATGGAGATAACGGACCGCGTCACAGTTATAAGAAAGGGCAAGGTGATCGGGACTGTTAAGACGAGCGAGGCAACTCCTCAGCTTCTAGCGAGAATGATGGTCGGCAGGGACGTAGTCCTTAGAATACAAAAGCCTCCAAAGGAGCCTGGAAACACGGTTCTTAAAGTTGAGAACCTGTGGGTCAAGGGCGATCGCGGAGAGGAAGCCGTAAGGGGAGTTTCCTTTGAGGTCAGAGCGGGGGAGATATTTGGAATAGCGGGTGTTGAAGGCAACGGTCAGAGCGAACTGATAGAGGCCATATCTGGCCTTAGGAGAGTCGAAAAGGGTAGGATATACCTCAATGGAGTCGACATAACCGGCAAAAGTCCCAGGGATCTCTACGACATGGGTTTTGCACACATACCGGAGGATAGAACCCACATGGGGCTCGTAATCGAGATGAGCGTAATGGAGAACTCGATTCTCGGAATGCACTGGAGAAAGGAGTTCTCACGTGGCTTTGGGCTTATAGACTGGGGCAGGGTCAAGAAACACGCTAGTGAGCTTATAGAGGAGTTTGAGATAAGTGCCCCTGGTGTGAATGCACCAGCGAAGAGCTTAAGCGGTGGAAACCAGCAGAAACTCATCGTTGCCAGAGAAGTCAGCAAAAAGCCAGAGTTTATAATCGCGGCACAGCCTACAAGAGGCGTTGATGTGGCTTCAACCGAGTACATCAGGAACTACCTCGTGAAGCTCAGAAACGAGAACAAGGCGGTTCTCCTCGTCTCGGCTGATCTCGACGAGGTTCTCCAGCTGAGCGACAGGATGGCAATCATGTACGAGGGGCAATTTATGGGGGTTGTTAAGCCCGAGGAAGTTACCGAGGAGCAGATCGGCCTTATGATGGGAGGTGTGAAAGCATGAACGTCAAAGGGTACTGGAAGCCCCTGGCAGAGAGTATCCTGGCAATCCTGATAGGGGCAGTGATAGGGGCCATAGTCCTCTGGCTAAGCGGATACAGCGCCAGTTCTGCGTACTACTGGCTTATAGTTGGCTCCCTCGGTTCTCTCGACGGCATAGCCGAAACCCTGGCAAAGTCCGCCCCGATAATGCTCACGGCCATAACGTTCGCGCTGGGCGCAAGAACGGGTCTTTTCAACATCGGTGCAGAGGGATCCGTTTACTTTGGGGCAATCGCTGCGATAATAACAACGCAGTACATTCCCAACCCACTCATTGGGCTCCTGGCGGGTCTGATAGTCGGCGCGCTCTGGCTCCTCCCTGCCGCGATCCTCAAGGTTTATCGGGGGGTCCACGAGGTCATATCGACAATAATGCTCAACTGGATAGCCCTCTATCTCGTCAGCTGGCTGGCTGTAAGCGTCTACTACAATCCGAGGGATCCGAACAGTACCCTCTCGATTCCCCCGAGCGCTAGGCTCCCGCTCTTAATGGAGGGCACGAGCCTTTCCCTCGCCTTCATAATAGCCGTATTCACCGCTATCATTGTGTATGTGATAATGTGGCACATGAAGCTGGGCTACGAACTCAGGGTAAGCGGACAGAACCCGAGGGCCGCCGAATACGGCGGAATCAGTCCAAAGAAGGCTACGATATGGTCTTTCCTGCTCGGGGGTATGACCGCGGGTCTGGCAGGGGCCGGGATTGTGATGGGAACACCTCCGAGCTACGCTATAACCCAGGGATTGGCCAACATCCAGAACTACGGCTTTGATGGAATAGGCGTGGCCCTCGTGGGCAGGAATCATCCACTTGGGATAATATTCTCTGGAATCCTCTTCGGTGCATTGAGCGCCGGAGCGACCGCAATGCAGCAGCATGCCCACGTTCCACTCGAGATGATCAAGGTCATTGAGGGAATAATCATCATTGCCGTGGCGGTTCCTGGTCTCTACGACCTGACAACCAGGTGGTTCCGGAGGGAGAGGGCATGAACGAGACGATGATAATAAGCCTCGTCCTTGGTTCCCTCTCAGCAATGGTTCCAATAGCACTGGTCAGCATAGGGGCGACGATAAGCGAGAGGGCTGGCGTGGTCAACATCGGATACGAGGGAATCCTGATGTTCTCGGCCTTCTTTGGAACGATGATAGCCGAGTGGGCCGGCAATGGATGGGTTGGACTCCTGGGAGGAGCGCTGGTTGGACTCCTCCTCGGTGCACTACATGGTTTCCTGACGGTCTACCTTAAGGGTGACCATGTCATTCCTGGAATCGGCCTGAACCTCTTAGGCTACGGTAGCGTGGCCTTCGGAATAATGGCCTATTGGGGAACGGCAGGACAGCATCAAGTTCCCGACACAGTCAAGGTCGAGCCGCTCTGGAGGGACGCATTCGGCAACTCACTGAGCCCAATGGTGGTGATAACCATAGCAATAGCCATCGTCTCCTGGTGGGTTCTGTTTAAGACCCCCTTTGGGTTGAGGATCCGCTCCGTTGGAGAGAATCCCGAAGCCGCCGACGCCCTGGGAATAAACGTTGAGCTGTACAGGTTCACAGCGGTTTTAATAGCCTCCGCCTTAGCGGGAGTGGGGGGAGCCTACCTCAGCGTGGACTGGCTCGGGACGGTTACCAAGAGCATAGCAGCCGGAAGGGGATTCATAGGACTGGCGAACATGGTGTTCAGCAACTGGAACCCGCTGGTAGCCCTTGGTGGGGCGTTCCTGTTCGGTTTCTTTGACAACCTGTCATTCTACATCCAGAACAATCCCTGGCTTGCTGGAACGATACCGTGGCAGTTCATAGCGACACTCCCCTACGTGGTTACTCTCCTGGTGGTCGCGGGAATAATAGGAAAGGCAAAACCGCCGAAGGCGGACGGAAAACCGTACAAGAGGGAGTGATGTCCTCTACTTTTTCATTATTACCCCAAGGGCAGTTCCGAGCACTATCCCCGTGAGCAGCGAAAGCAGGATGT
This sequence is a window from Thermococcus kodakarensis KOD1. Protein-coding genes within it:
- a CDS encoding RNA-guided endonuclease InsQ/TnpB family protein produces the protein MTKLVLTYRMSHNWNVNSFLKEYQRLLQRAIDEISENTTWREKKVTHRYSVGSRNYHYYETTRLIPYFPQSNEFKRELRNKLLKDWPFAKHYIDSAIKTAYSILKSWRGNYLKGKRKRAKPVVKRKFVRVKTTLMKVEGSRIRITVKPREEYLELDFSKEWFYERVKDWKVGELIIRENDVLLTFSKEVEFSGRIKIGIDSNLTSLDIFHPEKGWIRVDLSELHRIAETYDRIIDGLKSVQRKAPKRIGVLLKKYWTRRRNRIEDYLNKLAVQLSREFPDAVFVFEDLNKFKMLQNGSRKFNRKLSRATWKKIVGKLSYRVPVEFVNPAYTSSTCPVCGSWLESRNGRVVCHNCGFEADRQFVGSFNVFVRGLGVALSGAELDDLLPNEPRGELNVMKPKSVVRVDLNGGRFTHVPP
- a CDS encoding IS607-like element ISTko1 family transposase, encoding MVVKEKLYTVKQASEILGVHPKTIQKWDKEGKIKTIRTPGGRRRIPESEIKRLLGISEEKGLIIGYARVSSHTQKDDLERQVEAIKQYAKERGWQVQILKDIGSGLNEKRKNYRKLLELVAKGEVSKVIITHPDRLTRFGFKTLEFFFKENGSEIIVINEKEKPPREELIEDLITIISHFAGKLYGMRSHKYKKLKKGMKKLIEEVEND
- a CDS encoding BMP family ABC transporter substrate-binding protein, translating into MKKAVFALLLIGLVGFSVVASGCIGGGGGGSEKIKILYTYTGSFGDAAKGKQATQAQLQQGAWVIYQVAGGTGLGVFEAINDYLKANNKKMGPPFAIGVDSAQDWIKPGAIIASMMKRVDVGVYNAVKQAEENKFEGGVVELGLKEGGVKLSTIDDVKAMFNALPEDTKKKKLQELGFNSEDELFQFLEETRNQVPDWIWQAVDELQNKIINGEIVVPKATSKDQIEQLRNAEDWAAMENLAKEWAKNEPKAQTYFNETLNQRENTKKIAIVYDVGGRGDLSFNDMAYLGASRAAKDFGLQITELQSNSENDYLPNLRSLAKSGEYDIIIAVGFMMTNAVKQVAQEYPNQRFVIIDGYDPEMPHNVQMVLFKENEGSALAGALASLIALNDGKDTIGIVLGMEIPVLYKFEGGYRFGAYWGLDYYENHKK
- a CDS encoding ABC transporter ATP-binding protein — encoded protein: MEEKTPILEMRDIVKVYPDGTKALHGVTVQVYEGEILGLLGENGAGKTTLMKILFGMLKPTNGKIFLRGKEVRFKSPADAIANGIGMVHQHFTLVDVFTALENIILGMEGHGLFSKIDLEKARGEIKALMDELNFQVPLDVPVENLPVGVQQRVEILKMLYRNVDILILDEPTAVLTPIEVKELFAVLRKLKAQGKTIIFISHKLNEVMEITDRVTVIRKGKVIGTVKTSEATPQLLARMMVGRDVVLRIQKPPKEPGNTVLKVENLWVKGDRGEEAVRGVSFEVRAGEIFGIAGVEGNGQSELIEAISGLRRVEKGRIYLNGVDITGKSPRDLYDMGFAHIPEDRTHMGLVIEMSVMENSILGMHWRKEFSRGFGLIDWGRVKKHASELIEEFEISAPGVNAPAKSLSGGNQQKLIVAREVSKKPEFIIAAQPTRGVDVASTEYIRNYLVKLRNENKAVLLVSADLDEVLQLSDRMAIMYEGQFMGVVKPEEVTEEQIGLMMGGVKA
- a CDS encoding ABC transporter permease; protein product: MNVKGYWKPLAESILAILIGAVIGAIVLWLSGYSASSAYYWLIVGSLGSLDGIAETLAKSAPIMLTAITFALGARTGLFNIGAEGSVYFGAIAAIITTQYIPNPLIGLLAGLIVGALWLLPAAILKVYRGVHEVISTIMLNWIALYLVSWLAVSVYYNPRDPNSTLSIPPSARLPLLMEGTSLSLAFIIAVFTAIIVYVIMWHMKLGYELRVSGQNPRAAEYGGISPKKATIWSFLLGGMTAGLAGAGIVMGTPPSYAITQGLANIQNYGFDGIGVALVGRNHPLGIIFSGILFGALSAGATAMQQHAHVPLEMIKVIEGIIIIAVAVPGLYDLTTRWFRRERA
- a CDS encoding ABC transporter permease produces the protein MNETMIISLVLGSLSAMVPIALVSIGATISERAGVVNIGYEGILMFSAFFGTMIAEWAGNGWVGLLGGALVGLLLGALHGFLTVYLKGDHVIPGIGLNLLGYGSVAFGIMAYWGTAGQHQVPDTVKVEPLWRDAFGNSLSPMVVITIAIAIVSWWVLFKTPFGLRIRSVGENPEAADALGINVELYRFTAVLIASALAGVGGAYLSVDWLGTVTKSIAAGRGFIGLANMVFSNWNPLVALGGAFLFGFFDNLSFYIQNNPWLAGTIPWQFIATLPYVVTLLVVAGIIGKAKPPKADGKPYKRE